In the genome of Carnobacterium viridans, one region contains:
- a CDS encoding SPJ_0845 family protein yields MGQIHKNETSLDDLFSKFAIDPEDELVFPAPEKEQLIDDEKKKSSLDKKNRNAE; encoded by the coding sequence ATGGGACAAATTCATAAAAATGAAACGAGTTTAGATGATTTATTCAGTAAATTTGCGATTGATCCTGAAGACGAACTTGTTTTTCCAGCACCTGAAAAGGAACAATTGATAGATGATGAAAAGAAAAAAAGTTCATTAGATAAAAAAAATAGAAACGCTGAATAG
- a CDS encoding DeoR/GlpR family DNA-binding transcription regulator, whose protein sequence is MLTEERYNFILEKLNQYGVIKSQELMVEMDCSESTIRRDLASLEEHGKLVRVHGGAKRVYMIEQEQSLTEKSVKNIRSKEKIAELAASLVEDGDTIFLDAGSTTFFMVPFLKEKNIRIVTNAVQHALLLADQNNDVLLIGGKLKNTTQAIVGTTSVEQLSRYRFNKSFLGMNGIDKDYGFTTPDPEEANVKQQAFMNSSKTYILADETKFNKVTFVKVCTIDDALIITDHLSPKNYESYFNTTILEAKL, encoded by the coding sequence ATGCTTACTGAAGAACGTTACAACTTCATATTAGAAAAATTAAACCAGTATGGAGTGATTAAGTCCCAAGAACTGATGGTAGAAATGGATTGTTCAGAGTCCACTATACGACGTGACCTCGCTTCACTTGAAGAACACGGTAAACTTGTACGTGTGCACGGCGGCGCGAAAAGAGTTTACATGATTGAACAAGAGCAGTCTCTTACTGAGAAATCAGTCAAAAACATTCGCAGTAAAGAAAAAATTGCTGAATTAGCCGCTTCTTTGGTTGAAGATGGAGATACTATTTTCTTAGACGCAGGATCTACTACTTTTTTTATGGTTCCTTTTTTAAAAGAAAAAAATATACGTATTGTAACTAACGCTGTCCAACATGCTCTGTTGCTTGCAGATCAAAATAATGATGTTTTACTTATCGGCGGAAAGCTGAAAAATACTACCCAAGCGATTGTTGGAACTACTAGCGTTGAACAATTATCTCGTTATCGCTTTAATAAGTCTTTCTTGGGAATGAATGGTATCGATAAAGATTATGGCTTTACCACTCCTGATCCAGAAGAAGCTAACGTTAAACAGCAAGCATTTATGAATAGTTCAAAAACGTATATTCTTGCTGATGAAACAAAATTTAATAAAGTTACTTTCGTAAAGGTATGTACTATTGATGACGCACTAATTATTACAGATCACTTATCTCCTAAGAATTATGAAAGTTATTTTAATACAACAATATTGGAGGCAAAATTATGA
- a CDS encoding PTS fructose transporter subunit IIABC: MNINDLLIKDVMIMDLQSTTKEGVIDEMIASLKANNRINDADLFKKGIMHRESLTSTGLGDGIAMPHAKTTAVNDATVVFAKSVNGVDYDSLDGQPAHLFFMIAAPEGANDTHLQALANLSRLLIHPDFVLSLKEAKSAEEVRSLFAAAQDVQEKEAAAEIEETKAPKVAPDAKKPFVIAVTACPTGIAHTYMAEDALKKKAAEMGVEIKVETNGSDGIKNKLTAEDIKRADGVIIAADKKVELARFDGKPMLQRPVSDGIRKSEELITKAMNKQAPIFSSNGEKDESTGDEGSGTWVNRVYKDLMNGISTMLPFVIGGGILMAISFLVESFLGDTNALFLFLNTVGSNAFNFLIPILAGYIALSIADRPGLMPGMVGGLLAVNSNAGFLGGLAAGFLAGYTILALKKAFNGLPKSLNGLKAILFYPILGLLITGALMFFIVGPIFATINLAMITFLENLGTANAVLLGALLGGMMAIDMGGPFNKAAYAFSIGIFTDTGDGSLMAAVMAGGMVPPLAIALASTIFKNKFNDDEKKSALTNYVMGLSFITEGAIPFAAADPLRTIGSSVVGAAIAGGLTQLWNITIPAPHGGIFVVALSNHWFLFLVALIIGTIISAVILGLWRKPVTAEGLLK, from the coding sequence ATGAATATCAACGATTTATTGATTAAAGATGTTATGATAATGGATTTACAATCAACAACTAAAGAAGGCGTTATAGATGAGATGATTGCAAGCTTAAAAGCAAACAATCGTATCAATGATGCTGATTTATTTAAGAAAGGAATCATGCACCGTGAATCTCTAACCTCTACAGGTTTAGGAGATGGAATTGCTATGCCTCACGCTAAAACAACTGCTGTAAATGACGCGACTGTAGTATTCGCTAAAAGTGTAAATGGTGTTGACTACGATTCATTAGATGGCCAACCTGCTCATTTGTTCTTTATGATCGCAGCTCCAGAAGGCGCGAATGATACTCATTTGCAAGCATTAGCAAATCTTTCTCGTTTATTGATCCACCCAGACTTTGTTCTATCTTTAAAAGAAGCAAAATCTGCTGAAGAAGTTCGTTCTCTTTTCGCAGCTGCTCAAGACGTACAAGAAAAAGAAGCTGCAGCTGAAATTGAAGAAACTAAAGCTCCAAAAGTAGCTCCAGATGCTAAAAAACCTTTTGTTATAGCTGTAACAGCTTGTCCAACTGGAATTGCACACACCTATATGGCTGAAGATGCATTGAAGAAAAAAGCCGCTGAAATGGGCGTTGAAATTAAAGTTGAAACAAACGGTTCTGACGGAATCAAAAATAAATTAACTGCTGAAGATATTAAAAGAGCTGATGGTGTAATTATTGCCGCAGATAAAAAAGTTGAATTAGCTCGTTTTGATGGAAAACCTATGCTGCAACGTCCTGTTAGTGATGGAATTCGTAAATCAGAAGAACTAATTACAAAAGCAATGAACAAACAAGCACCTATTTTTTCTTCTAACGGAGAAAAAGATGAATCTACTGGTGATGAAGGATCAGGAACATGGGTCAATCGTGTCTACAAAGATTTAATGAATGGAATATCTACGATGTTGCCATTTGTTATCGGTGGCGGAATATTGATGGCCATCTCTTTCTTAGTTGAAAGCTTTTTAGGTGATACAAATGCTCTTTTCTTATTCTTAAACACTGTTGGATCTAATGCCTTTAATTTCTTAATTCCTATTTTAGCTGGTTACATTGCTTTAAGCATTGCAGATCGTCCTGGTTTAATGCCTGGTATGGTTGGTGGGTTACTTGCTGTCAATAGTAATGCTGGTTTCCTAGGCGGTCTTGCTGCTGGTTTCTTAGCTGGTTATACGATTTTAGCTTTGAAAAAAGCATTTAATGGATTACCAAAATCTCTTAACGGTTTGAAAGCAATTCTTTTCTACCCTATTCTTGGATTGCTGATTACTGGTGCTCTTATGTTCTTTATTGTTGGACCTATCTTTGCTACAATTAATCTTGCAATGATTACTTTCTTAGAAAACTTAGGTACGGCTAACGCAGTTCTTTTAGGTGCGTTATTAGGTGGAATGATGGCTATCGATATGGGTGGTCCCTTCAATAAAGCTGCTTATGCTTTTTCAATTGGAATCTTTACTGATACTGGAGACGGAAGCTTAATGGCTGCAGTTATGGCCGGTGGGATGGTACCACCTCTAGCAATCGCCTTAGCAAGCACTATCTTTAAAAACAAATTTAACGACGATGAAAAAAAATCTGCCCTTACAAACTACGTAATGGGATTATCATTTATTACTGAAGGAGCTATTCCTTTTGCAGCAGCTGATCCACTTCGTACAATCGGATCTTCGGTTGTGGGAGCAGCAATTGCTGGTGGATTAACTCAATTATGGAACATTACTATTCCCGCACCACATGGTGGAATATTCGTTGTAGCTCTTTCAAATCACTGGTTCTTATTCTTAGTAGCTTTAATTATTGGAACAATCATTTCGGCAGTTATTCTTGGTCTTTGGAGAAAGCCTGTTACAGCTGAAGGATTGCTTAAATAA
- the obgE gene encoding GTPase ObgE: MFLDQVTINVKAGNGGNGMVAFRREKFVPDGGPAGGDGGKGGDVVFIVDEGLRTLMDFRFNRHFKAEDGENGMSKNMHGRGAGDNVIKVPPGTTVKEAETGKILGDLVHHGHKLVVAKGGRGGRGNSRFATPRNPAPEIAENGEPGEEYKIEMELKVLADVGLVGFPSVGKSTLLSVVSAARPKIGAYHFTTLVPNLGMVQTPDGRSFVMADLPGLIEGASQGIGLGTQFLRHIERTRVILHVIDMSGSEGRDPYDDYVAINKELETHNLRLMERPQIIVANKMDMPGAEEHLIEFKEKIKALKKDEYEEDLQVFAISAITHKGTQNLLNATADILDVTPEFPLYELDQEEDTVMYKHTPEEKGYAITRDPDATWVLSGDKLEKLFKMTNFDHDASVLRFARQLRTMGIDEEMRERGAKDGDLVRILKYEFEFVE; the protein is encoded by the coding sequence ATGTTTTTAGATCAAGTAACAATTAACGTAAAAGCCGGAAATGGCGGAAATGGAATGGTAGCTTTCCGCCGTGAAAAATTTGTGCCCGATGGAGGCCCAGCTGGTGGAGATGGTGGTAAAGGTGGGGATGTCGTTTTTATTGTAGACGAAGGTTTACGTACATTAATGGATTTCCGATTTAACCGTCATTTTAAAGCAGAAGATGGCGAAAATGGTATGAGTAAAAACATGCATGGTCGTGGAGCAGGAGACAATGTCATCAAAGTTCCACCTGGTACAACAGTTAAAGAAGCAGAAACAGGCAAAATTTTAGGCGATCTAGTTCACCATGGACACAAACTTGTGGTAGCTAAAGGTGGACGTGGTGGACGTGGGAACAGCCGTTTTGCTACTCCTAGAAACCCAGCTCCTGAAATCGCTGAAAACGGTGAACCCGGAGAAGAGTATAAAATTGAAATGGAATTAAAGGTTTTAGCTGATGTAGGATTAGTTGGTTTCCCTTCTGTTGGAAAATCAACACTGCTATCCGTTGTTTCAGCTGCTCGTCCTAAGATTGGTGCTTACCATTTCACGACTTTAGTGCCCAACTTAGGAATGGTTCAAACGCCAGACGGACGTAGTTTTGTTATGGCAGATTTACCAGGATTAATTGAAGGAGCTTCTCAAGGAATTGGTTTAGGAACACAATTCTTGCGCCATATAGAACGGACTCGTGTTATTTTACATGTTATCGATATGAGTGGTAGTGAAGGCCGTGATCCTTACGACGATTACGTTGCCATTAACAAAGAATTAGAAACACATAATCTACGTTTAATGGAGCGTCCACAGATTATTGTTGCTAATAAAATGGATATGCCTGGAGCAGAAGAACATTTAATTGAATTTAAAGAAAAAATTAAAGCTCTTAAGAAAGATGAATATGAAGAAGATCTTCAAGTATTTGCTATTTCAGCTATTACGCATAAAGGAACACAAAACTTACTAAACGCAACAGCTGATATATTAGATGTAACACCAGAATTTCCTTTATATGAATTGGATCAAGAAGAAGATACCGTTATGTATAAACATACTCCTGAAGAAAAAGGTTATGCTATTACAAGAGACCCTGATGCTACATGGGTATTAAGCGGAGACAAACTTGAAAAATTATTCAAGATGACCAATTTTGATCACGATGCTTCTGTTTTACGATTTGCTCGTCAGTTAAGAACGATGGGAATTGATGAAGAGATGCGCGAACGTGGAGCAAAAGATGGAGACTTAGTCCGTATCCTGAAATACGAATTTGAATTTGTTGAATAA
- a CDS encoding nucleoside triphosphate pyrophosphohydrolase family protein, which translates to MEFNEYQKLASRTLYGNEQVLTNCALGVASEAGELVDLVKKYTFHGHDLDKKELTKELGDVLWYLSQIAEWADIPFEEAAVQNIEKLKRRYPDGFSTERSRNRIE; encoded by the coding sequence ATGGAATTTAATGAATATCAAAAATTAGCCAGTCGGACTTTATATGGAAATGAACAGGTCTTAACTAATTGTGCTTTAGGTGTAGCCAGTGAAGCTGGTGAATTAGTCGATTTAGTTAAAAAGTATACCTTTCATGGTCATGATTTAGATAAAAAAGAATTAACCAAAGAACTAGGAGACGTTTTGTGGTATTTATCTCAAATTGCGGAGTGGGCTGATATTCCTTTTGAAGAAGCAGCAGTACAAAATATAGAAAAATTAAAACGCCGTTATCCAGATGGATTTTCTACAGAGCGAAGTCGCAATCGAATTGAATAA
- a CDS encoding amino acid ABC transporter ATP-binding protein, translating to MIKIDHLKKVFGNNEVLKDINQEVKKGEVVVIIGPSGSGKSTLLRCLNLLEKPTSGEIIFEGTALTGLNETKLNQLREKMGMVFQSFNLFPHMTVLENLKVAPVKVKGVPDAEAQKHAIRLLEQVGLSDKADAYPSSLSGGQQQRVAIARALAMDPDVMLFDEPTSALDPEMVGEVLKVMQDLVEMGMTMVVVTHEMGFAKEMADRVIFMDGGYIVEDGKPDQVFNYPQHQRTQDFLAKIL from the coding sequence ATGATTAAGATAGATCATTTGAAAAAAGTCTTTGGGAACAATGAAGTCTTGAAAGATATCAACCAAGAAGTAAAAAAAGGGGAAGTCGTGGTCATCATAGGTCCTTCTGGATCAGGTAAGAGCACATTGCTTCGTTGCTTAAATTTATTAGAAAAGCCGACCAGCGGTGAAATTATTTTTGAAGGAACTGCTTTAACAGGTCTAAATGAAACAAAATTAAATCAACTGCGTGAAAAAATGGGAATGGTTTTTCAAAGTTTTAATCTTTTCCCTCATATGACGGTCTTAGAAAACTTAAAAGTAGCACCAGTAAAAGTTAAAGGTGTCCCTGATGCAGAAGCTCAAAAACATGCTATTCGATTATTGGAACAAGTTGGTTTATCAGATAAAGCTGATGCTTACCCATCAAGTTTATCGGGTGGACAACAGCAAAGGGTAGCTATTGCACGAGCTTTAGCGATGGATCCAGATGTGATGCTTTTTGATGAACCAACTTCAGCATTAGATCCTGAAATGGTTGGTGAAGTACTTAAAGTCATGCAAGACTTAGTTGAAATGGGTATGACGATGGTTGTTGTAACACATGAAATGGGCTTCGCTAAAGAAATGGCAGACCGTGTAATCTTTATGGATGGCGGTTATATTGTGGAAGATGGCAAACCTGATCAAGTGTTTAATTATCCACAACATCAAAGAACACAAGATTTTTTAGCTAAAATATTGTAA
- the pfkB gene encoding 1-phosphofructokinase: MIYTVTLNPSIDYIVHVPSVQLGELNRMDKDIKLPGGKGINVSRVLNHIDQHSTALGFLGGFTGGFIADWLEKEGVHTQFVSIKGDTRINVKLKSDTETELNAPGPVITQAESDQLISQIDLITAEDIIILSGNKPPSLPEDFYQNLIAKVVLKQADFVIDTTGSELLNALVHKPLLVKPNHHELAELFGTSFHSLEDIIVHGKKLIDLGAQYALVSMAGDGALFFTNERVYQATVPKGIVKNSVGAGDSMIAGFVGALVDTKDPLKAFQKSVATGSATAFSDDLATKKEIEALLAKVTITELTL; this comes from the coding sequence ATGATTTATACAGTAACACTAAATCCATCAATCGACTATATTGTACATGTCCCTTCCGTACAATTAGGTGAATTGAATCGTATGGATAAGGATATAAAACTTCCTGGTGGCAAAGGAATCAATGTTTCTCGTGTGTTAAATCACATTGATCAACACTCAACGGCTTTAGGTTTTTTAGGCGGCTTCACAGGTGGTTTCATTGCTGATTGGCTAGAAAAAGAAGGTGTCCACACGCAGTTTGTTTCTATTAAAGGCGATACACGTATCAACGTTAAATTGAAGTCTGATACTGAGACAGAATTAAATGCTCCAGGTCCGGTTATTACCCAAGCAGAATCAGATCAATTGATCAGCCAAATTGATTTAATAACAGCTGAGGATATCATTATTCTTTCAGGAAACAAGCCCCCTTCTCTACCTGAGGATTTTTATCAAAACTTAATTGCAAAAGTTGTTTTAAAACAAGCAGATTTTGTAATTGATACAACAGGTTCTGAATTATTAAACGCTTTAGTTCATAAACCGCTGTTAGTTAAACCAAACCATCATGAGTTAGCCGAGTTGTTTGGTACTTCATTCCACTCATTAGAAGATATTATCGTTCATGGAAAAAAACTAATTGACTTAGGTGCCCAATATGCCTTAGTTTCTATGGCTGGTGATGGAGCTTTATTCTTTACAAATGAACGTGTTTACCAAGCGACGGTCCCTAAAGGAATTGTAAAAAATTCTGTAGGAGCTGGAGACTCTATGATTGCTGGATTTGTTGGGGCATTAGTTGATACAAAAGATCCGTTAAAAGCTTTTCAAAAAAGTGTGGCTACTGGAAGTGCTACAGCATTTTCAGATGACCTAGCAACTAAAAAGGAAATAGAAGCTTTATTAGCTAAGGTTACAATTACAGAACTAACTTTATAA
- the rnz gene encoding ribonuclease Z, with translation MELLFLGTGAGVPAKQRNVTSIALKLLEERNSIWLFDCGEATQQQILHTTLKPRKVDKIFITHLHGDHIFGLPGFLSSRSFQGGDGPLTIYGPVGIKNYVQVCLKTSGTILKYPLHIHEITEEGVIFEDQKFKVICRKLKHGIQSFGYRIEEADHPGMLQADKVKEAGIPFGPMYGKLKQGETVTLVNGRTFNGKDFIGETQKGRIVTILGDTKKTKNNVLLAENASVLVHESTFDGASRKMARDYNHSTNLDAAEVAKEAHVAKLVLTHISARYLGRDLYLLEKEARKVFPNTQVANDFDEIDIPPIRTDK, from the coding sequence ATGGAATTATTATTTTTAGGTACCGGTGCAGGTGTACCCGCAAAGCAACGAAATGTTACTAGTATTGCACTGAAATTATTAGAAGAACGAAACTCAATTTGGCTTTTTGATTGTGGAGAAGCAACACAGCAACAAATTTTACACACCACTTTAAAGCCGCGGAAAGTCGATAAGATTTTTATTACACATTTACATGGAGACCATATTTTTGGACTTCCTGGTTTTTTAAGCAGTCGTTCTTTTCAAGGAGGAGATGGCCCATTAACTATTTATGGTCCTGTAGGAATTAAAAATTATGTCCAAGTGTGCTTAAAAACTTCAGGAACTATTTTGAAGTACCCGCTGCATATTCATGAAATTACCGAAGAAGGAGTGATTTTTGAAGATCAGAAATTCAAAGTCATTTGCCGCAAATTAAAACATGGCATCCAGTCTTTTGGCTATCGCATTGAAGAGGCAGATCATCCGGGAATGTTACAAGCAGATAAGGTAAAAGAAGCCGGTATTCCTTTTGGTCCAATGTACGGAAAGTTAAAACAAGGTGAAACAGTCACTTTAGTAAATGGTCGGACATTTAACGGGAAGGATTTCATCGGTGAAACTCAAAAGGGTCGTATTGTGACCATTTTAGGCGATACTAAAAAAACAAAAAATAACGTATTGCTCGCTGAAAACGCCTCTGTTCTGGTTCATGAAAGCACATTTGACGGGGCAAGTCGTAAAATGGCAAGAGACTATAACCATTCTACAAATTTAGATGCTGCAGAAGTTGCTAAAGAAGCACATGTCGCTAAATTAGTGTTGACTCACATTAGCGCTCGCTATTTAGGTAGAGACCTTTATTTACTAGAAAAGGAAGCCCGAAAAGTATTTCCTAATACTCAAGTTGCGAATGATTTTGATGAAATTGATATCCCACCTATTAGAACAGATAAATAG
- a CDS encoding peptidylprolyl isomerase — translation MKRKKSFIIGSTLFIIAIGLMIFGTHTLSKSTGASFTTMFNPESSLSQSTSSNDHPLDLPQLTNDVSENEIEVHITTSLGLIKVKLFPDLAPKAVENFITHSNEGYYDETTFHRVLANFMIQGGDPKGDGTGGKSIWGEPFETEISPQLFHIRGALAMAKTNAPVSIGSQFYIVQNPVDVSASVDLATTPDDIVEAYTSGGYPSLDQHYTVFGQVIEGMDVIDAISEVETDSLDKPLQEVKIESIEVID, via the coding sequence ATGAAAAGAAAAAAAAGTTTCATTATCGGATCCACTTTATTTATCATTGCAATAGGTTTGATGATTTTTGGGACTCATACGTTATCAAAGAGTACTGGAGCAAGTTTCACAACTATGTTTAATCCTGAAAGCTCTCTTAGTCAATCCACCTCTTCTAATGACCATCCATTAGACTTGCCACAACTGACAAATGATGTAAGTGAAAATGAGATTGAAGTTCATATCACTACCTCTCTTGGTCTGATTAAGGTTAAACTATTTCCGGATTTGGCACCAAAAGCAGTGGAAAATTTCATTACACACAGTAATGAAGGTTACTATGATGAGACAACCTTCCACCGAGTTTTAGCTAACTTTATGATTCAAGGCGGAGACCCTAAAGGCGACGGTACTGGTGGAAAGAGTATCTGGGGCGAACCGTTCGAAACGGAAATATCCCCTCAGTTATTCCATATTCGTGGAGCTTTAGCAATGGCAAAAACAAATGCTCCCGTTTCAATAGGCAGTCAATTTTACATTGTTCAAAATCCGGTAGATGTGAGTGCGTCGGTTGACCTTGCTACAACACCTGATGATATAGTAGAAGCCTATACTTCAGGAGGCTATCCTTCCCTTGATCAACATTACACCGTTTTTGGTCAAGTAATTGAAGGTATGGATGTAATTGACGCCATAAGCGAAGTTGAAACGGATTCACTTGATAAGCCTTTGCAAGAGGTTAAAATTGAATCTATTGAGGTAATAGACTGA
- a CDS encoding ABC transporter substrate-binding protein/permease yields MKKNTFHLIILSLLTVISLFVPVETVSAADNALDKIQEKGTLVIGTSADFPPYEFHSTIDGKDTIVGMDISIAQKIAEDLGVELKIEDIGFDSLLPALESEKVDMVISGMSPTDERKQSVDFSNVYYTGGQNIVVREADKEIYTSADDLTGMKVGVQTGSLQEILAKEQMPDSEMLSLTKTTDLILALKTNKIEAILMEKPSAEAYIGNDDQLVTFDGGFLLEDGEQGSAIAFKKGAQSLVEAVNTSLTEISNQDLISGYLEEAGTYLQSAQQGTNGDEESSNSIFNYWQYFLKGTGYTILISVVSVFFGSILGIGLSFMRMSENKIMHFSATAYVEFVRGTPMMIQVMFIYFAVGYLINIPALASGIIAVSLNSAAYICEIIRSGLNSVPKGQAEAARSLGMSKNISMRQIIFPQALKNIWPALGNEFITVIKESSIVSIIGVSDLIFQTKVVTSVSYRGIAPLVVTMIIYFILTFSLTKLLNHYEGKMNHD; encoded by the coding sequence ATGAAAAAGAATACATTTCATTTAATTATACTTAGTTTACTAACTGTAATTAGCCTATTCGTACCAGTTGAAACAGTATCAGCAGCAGATAACGCCTTAGATAAAATTCAAGAAAAAGGAACCTTAGTCATCGGAACGAGTGCTGATTTTCCACCTTATGAATTTCATAGTACAATCGATGGGAAAGACACAATCGTAGGAATGGATATTTCTATTGCTCAAAAAATTGCAGAGGATCTTGGTGTAGAGCTAAAGATTGAAGACATTGGTTTCGATAGCTTACTACCAGCATTAGAATCAGAAAAAGTCGATATGGTCATTTCAGGTATGAGTCCTACCGATGAGCGTAAACAAAGCGTTGATTTCTCCAATGTTTACTATACAGGAGGACAAAATATTGTTGTAAGAGAAGCGGATAAGGAGATTTATACGAGCGCTGATGATTTAACAGGAATGAAAGTTGGTGTTCAAACAGGTTCTCTACAGGAGATACTTGCTAAAGAACAAATGCCTGATTCAGAAATGTTGAGTTTAACAAAAACCACTGACCTGATTCTAGCGTTAAAAACAAACAAAATCGAAGCTATTTTAATGGAAAAACCTAGTGCGGAAGCTTATATAGGAAATGATGATCAATTAGTTACTTTTGATGGAGGTTTTCTTTTAGAAGATGGTGAGCAAGGTTCGGCAATCGCTTTTAAAAAAGGTGCACAATCTTTAGTGGAAGCTGTAAATACATCCTTAACAGAAATCAGTAATCAAGATTTAATTTCTGGTTATCTAGAAGAAGCTGGTACTTATCTTCAATCTGCTCAACAAGGAACGAATGGTGATGAAGAGAGCAGTAACAGTATTTTTAATTATTGGCAGTACTTTTTAAAAGGGACTGGATATACGATCCTTATTTCAGTAGTAAGTGTCTTTTTTGGTTCAATATTAGGAATTGGTTTATCCTTCATGAGAATGAGTGAAAATAAAATTATGCATTTTTCAGCAACAGCCTATGTCGAATTTGTTCGTGGAACACCCATGATGATTCAAGTAATGTTTATCTATTTTGCGGTAGGTTACCTTATCAATATTCCAGCATTAGCTTCTGGGATTATAGCCGTTTCTTTAAACAGCGCAGCCTATATTTGTGAAATTATCCGTTCTGGTCTAAACTCTGTTCCTAAAGGGCAAGCTGAAGCTGCAAGAAGTTTAGGCATGAGTAAAAATATTTCCATGCGTCAAATTATTTTCCCACAAGCGCTTAAGAACATTTGGCCAGCATTGGGGAATGAGTTTATAACTGTTATTAAAGAAAGTTCTATTGTATCAATTATCGGTGTAAGTGATTTGATCTTCCAGACAAAAGTTGTAACATCCGTTTCATACAGAGGAATCGCGCCATTAGTGGTTACCATGATCATCTACTTTATCTTAACATTTAGTTTGACTAAGTTATTAAATCACTATGAAGGGAAGATGAACCATGATTAA
- a CDS encoding cation diffusion facilitator family transporter gives MIKDRYEELKLAERGAVLSIVTYLFIAILKLIIAKYSGSSALRADGLNNTTDTIASIAVLIGLRLARRPPDDNHPYGHWKAETVASMVTSFIMLAVGLEVLISAVKHLFVPVRNSPDLIAGYAGLFSSVVLMAIYLYNNKLAKKQKSKSLQAASKDTFNDSLISLSTAIAIFASNFNMAWLDSVMAIIVSLIILKTAFEIFRESAFELSDGFNENDLKEFKQTILTLSEVLEVESIKGRTYGTIIHVDVIIKTNPEMTVKRSHELTEQVEQLLADEFGVFDTKVHVEPIE, from the coding sequence ATGATAAAAGATCGTTATGAGGAATTAAAACTTGCTGAACGTGGAGCGGTACTGAGCATTGTGACTTACCTTTTTATTGCTATACTAAAATTAATTATCGCGAAGTATTCTGGTTCAAGTGCATTAAGAGCCGATGGTTTAAACAATACGACTGACACAATAGCCTCGATTGCTGTTTTGATCGGTTTAAGGCTGGCTAGACGACCTCCAGATGATAATCATCCTTATGGGCATTGGAAAGCTGAAACTGTTGCAAGCATGGTTACTTCGTTTATAATGCTAGCTGTAGGGTTAGAGGTCCTTATTTCTGCAGTAAAACATCTTTTTGTGCCAGTAAGAAATTCACCTGATTTAATTGCAGGGTATGCAGGTCTCTTTTCAAGCGTTGTCTTGATGGCCATTTATTTATATAACAACAAACTCGCTAAAAAACAAAAAAGTAAATCTTTACAAGCTGCATCTAAAGATACTTTCAATGATAGTTTAATCAGTTTATCAACTGCTATAGCTATTTTTGCTTCTAATTTTAATATGGCTTGGTTGGATAGTGTTATGGCTATTATTGTTTCGCTGATCATATTAAAGACAGCATTTGAAATCTTTAGAGAAAGTGCGTTTGAACTATCCGATGGATTCAATGAAAATGATTTAAAGGAATTCAAACAAACAATACTCACGTTGTCTGAAGTTTTGGAAGTAGAATCTATTAAAGGCAGAACCTATGGAACTATTATTCATGTAGATGTTATTATAAAAACGAACCCCGAAATGACTGTTAAAAGAAGCCATGAATTAACAGAACAGGTCGAACAGTTATTAGCAGATGAGTTTGGTGTCTTTGATACAAAAGTTCATGTTGAGCCAATTGAATAA